Within Paenibacillus sabinae T27, the genomic segment AGATAGCCCCCGCCGGGAAAGCCGTTCTTCTCAACCTCATTCCAGAACTTCTCATCATAATTGGAATCCTTGTTCTTGATGTCCCCGTCCAGGTAGGGGGTTACCGTAATCGTTCCCGCAAAATTGAGCGGGGTGACCGAATAGCGGATCGCACCGATCTCCCGCCGGGTCATGCTTACAATTCGGATGCTTTCCACTTTAACTTCCTTCCCGTCCGCAAGGACGGCGGTGAAGCTGCGGGACAGCGTGCCTTCCTTCATGTTCAGCACCCGCCGAAATTCCGATACGGTGGAAGACGCGAGATCCAACGGAGTGCCGTCAATATCGATGTCGATACCAATCCAGTTGGTGCTGTTCAATACTTTGGCAAAATATTCAGGGTAGCCGTTCTTCCACCAGCCGACCCGGGTCTTGTCGGGATAGTACACGCCGGCCATATAGCTGCCTTGAAGGCTGGGCCCGCTGTACTGTTCTTCAAAATTGGCGCGCCCGCCCATATAGCCGTTGCCCAAACTGAATACGCTTTCGGAAATCTCCTGGGTTTGGGGATCGAATGATTCTTCAACAATGGACCATTCATCGACTTTTAAATATTGTTTCATTGCGGATCGTCTCCTTTGATTAACAATAATCTGAAATAGACCGACCTTTCATTTAAACGGCGGCAAAAGCTTCCTTAAGCCGTGCGACGTTCATCTCCTGCAGGGACGGGATGACAAGGTTCGCGGCTCCAAGCGTCTCCGGCGAACCGATGCCGACGCTCGCCATGCCTCCGCGGATCGCCGCCTCGATTCCGGCCTCGGCGTCTTCGAAGACAACGCATTCGGCGGGAGAGACCCCGAGCGCTTCGGCTCCGAGCAGGAAGACTTCCGGATCGGGCTTGGCCGCGGACGTCTTGGTGCCGTCGATAATCGCGTCGAAATAAGGGGTGAGTCCGGTCTGGTCCAGAATCGTCATCGCGTTCTTGCTGGCGGAGCCGAGGGCGACCCATATTCCCTGACTGCGGCATTCCTTCAGGAAGTTCAGCGCTCCGGGAAGGATTTCGGAGCTGTCCATCTTCGAAATATATTCGACGTAGCGGTTATTCTTGCTCTCGGCAAGCTTGGCTTTTTCAGCCTCGTCCAGCGTAAGTCCTCCGATTTCCAGCAGGATGTTCAGCGAGGCGGTCCGGCTGACGCCTTTCAGCCGCTCGTTATCCTTCTCGGTGAACTCGAAACCGAGGCGGTCCGCCAGCTCTTTCCAGGCGATGTAATGATACTTGGCCGTGTCGACCAGCACGCCGTCGAGATCGAACAGGCAGGCTTTGACTTCTTTCATGTTAACCCTCCTAATAACAGCAGTGTCGCCATTGATCGGCGGTATTGTGCAAACGTTTGTACTAAATGTAAAAAAACAAATGAAGCTTGCGGCGCTTCATTTATTTACATGTTCTCGGCGTCATTTTCCGCCGGGTGAATACATGGAGGATTCTCGAACAATCAAACGATGAGGAATAATATGCCGCTTTGTGCCGCCCGGCTCGTTAACCTGCTTCTGAATCGTCTGAATCAGAATTTGAGAAGCGGTGTAGCCCAGCTGGTAAATTCCGATATCGATGCTGCTGATCGGCGGAGTAGACAGCTCTGACAGCGGAATGTTGTTAAAGCTGACCAGCGCCAGATCCGCGGGAACCGAGTAGTTCAGCTCGCTTAGCCCCCGGAGAACTCCGAAGGAGACGATGTCGTCCACAACAACCAGCGCCGTTGGACGGCTCGGCAGATTCATGAAGAAAGACATGGCCCGGTAGCCGCTCTCCTGCAGAAACTCGCCTTCCACAATCCATTCGGATTTCAGTTCAAGGCCGTTATCCTCCATAGCTGCCCGGTAGCCTTCCAGCCGGTCCCGGGAGACGATCAGGTTCGGAGGCCCGCTGACGAAGCCGATTCGTTTATGCCCCATGGAAATAAGGTGACTTGTGGCATCATAAGCCGCCATCCGGTTGTCGGTATCGACCGACAGGATATCGTCATACTTGTCGCTGCGCCCCACCAGAACAAAGGGGTAGCCCTCTTCTTTGAGAAAATCGATCACGGCGTCGCCTTTGCGCGAGTAGAGCAGGATCGCGCCGTCAACCCGCCGACCTTTCAGCAGCCGTGAGACCGCTTCCAGTTCTTCCTTCTCCGTTGCGCCGGAGCTGATCAGAACATCGTAGCCCGAGCGGCTTGCCTGTGTGACAATCCCGCGAATCAATTCCATAAAGAACAGATTGGAGAACAATTCCTCGGCCGGCTTCGGCAGAATGATGCAGATGCTGTTCGTCGTCCTTGAAACGAGACTCTTGGCCATGATGTTCGGGTGGTAGCCCATTTCTTCCATTATAATCTTGACCTTGCGTGAGGTTTCCGCGCTGATTCTCGGATGGCCCGACAAAACCCGGGAGACCGTGGAAGGGGAGACGCCCGCTCTCTTGGCCACATCCTTGATGGTAACCGTCATAGAAACCCCCTTATGGAAACGTTTGCTTAAGCTTATCTTAATCGAAGTCCAATCAATTGTAAATAGTTGAACTTTGCAGGGCCGGACCATAAAAGGTATTGAAAAATTATAGGTCTGCTGCGCCCAGAACTGTAAAGCCGTAGGCAGGCAGCTTGACGGACAGTACGCCCCGGCTTATGCGAAGCGTTTCCCCGGTGAACAGGTCTTTCCAGCGCTCTATCTCTACATTAAGATGGAAAGATTGCGCCGTATCTTCATTATTAAGAAGCACAATTACCGACTCGTCTCCCAGCCGGCGTTCGTAGGCCAGCTTGCTGCCGTGACGGTTGGCTTCAAGAAAAGCCATTGTGCCGGTCCGGAGCGACGGATGACTCTTCCGGATGTCGATCAGCTTGCGGTAGAAGCCGAACAGCTCGCGGTCCTGCTTGGCCATGTCCCATTCCATACATTTCCGGCAGCCTGGATCTTCACCGCCTTCAAGACCGATCTCATCGCCGTAATAGATGCAGGGAGCGCCCATGAATGTGAATTGAAACAACGCGGCCAGTTTCATTATACGCTTGTCGCCTCCGGCGAGCGTCAGCAGGCGGGCGGTATCATGGCTGTCCAGAAGATTGAAGGTGACTTCGCTGGCTTGAAGCGGATAACGGGATAACTGTTTGCCGATCGCATGGGCAAAGCCTTCCGAATCCAAAGAGCCGCGTATGAAGAAATCGAGTACGGCCTCGGTAAATGGATAGTTCATCACGGCGTCAAATTTGTCTCCCTCCAGCCATGGGGAGGATTCATTCCAAATTTCGCCCAATATATACGCTTCGGGGTTGGCCTGCTTGACGACCTTCCGGAAATCGCGCCAGAAACCGTGATCCACTTCGTTAGCCACGTCCAGACGCCAGCCGTCAATGCCTACTTCCTTGATCCAGTATTCGGCAACGCCCAGGAGATAACGCTTGACGTCCGGATGTTCGGTATTCAGCTTCGGCATTTCTCTCACAAAGCCAAAGGCATCGTACGTGGGAATTCCATTCTCGGAATGAACCGGGAACTTGCGGATATGAAACCAGTCCTTATAAACAGAGTTCTCCCCGTTCCGGACGACGTCGACAAACGGGGCAAAGGTACTGCCCGAGTGATTGAACACAGCGTCGAGCAGCACGCGAATTCCTCTTTCGTGGCAGGCGTCCACAAGCCGCTTCAATGTCTCGGTGTCACCGAAATGCGGATCAACTCTCATGTAGTCCTCTGTGTCATATTTATGATTCGAGGCAGCGGCGAACACAGGCGTAAAGTAAATACCGGTAATGCCGAGTTCAGTCAGGTGGTCCAGATGATCGATCACACCCTGCAGGTCGCCGCCGAAAAAGTTGTCCTGTTTCGGAACGCCGCCCCAAGGCTCAACGTTTTCCGGATCAAGGCCGGGGTCGCCACTCGCGAAACGCTCCGGGAAAATTTGATAAAAGATCGAATCCTTGACCCAGGCCGGAGGAGCGAAGACATCGCCGCGGTTGATATATGGGAATTCAAACAGCCGATAAGGATTCAAGGGACGCTCGGCTTGAAATTCGCTTTCGGTCATCCAGATCCGCTCTTTGCCCTTTTGCAGCAGAAAGCCATATTTCAGCCGGCGGAAAGGCGGAACGGACTCGCATTCCCAATAATCGAACATGTCGTCAGAGGCAAAAACGGTCATTGGAATCAGTTCTTTGGTTTGATCCCAGGCATATTTATCCCCTACCCAGGCGAACACTTCGCTCAAATCGCCTTTTTTGGCGCGAAGCCGCAGATGAATCGTGTTCTCATCGTAAGCATAGGACCAGTTGAGACGAGGGCGATGATAGACAGCTTCCAGTAACATGAACAATACCTCCCAAAATTTTTTTAACGGGACTCTCTTACTTCAAGACACCTTGTTATTTAAGCCACCCCGGTCACGACACAAGGAGATTATGCGCCCTTAAACCAAAGCAAAAAGGCACATCCTAAGCCGGGAAACGACCGAGGATGTACCTGTAACAAGTAGCATTGCCTTTAAATTGGTATCCAGGAAAGCGATTACTTCTGGAATGATTAGGATTATAGCATGAGGCCAAGATTTCAGGCAATAGTTAATTCAAACCTTTGCACACAATTGTTTTTGCTTCGAACAGGCTCAGGGAAGAATAGAGATTTTTTTGCAGTCTTACTCTGCTTAATATGGCTTTCCTGTTTTGCTTGAATATGCATGAATATTGCAGTTCACTAGTAAATGTTTTGAAAAAAAGAAACGAAAACAGGAGATATCATTTGATTTGAGAAGATAATAGGTGATTTACCCAATTAAATTGGACGAAATGACGTAAAATTCTATGTGAAAGCGTTTTTACAAACAAGATACGCTATTGTATGATTGGTTCGAAATGAAGCGCTTCCAAGTTATGGGATTGTCTAATTCGACGAAATAAGATAAGAATTACGGTCCTGTGGCAGCTTTTTTGCAATCGTTTGCGCAAACTGCCGAACTTGATCGCTTCAACTCAAAAATTAAGGGAATTGAACACGAAAGGGGCTAATGAAATTGAAGATGAAAAAGTTTGTCACTCTCGCCGCTGCGTTCACAATGGTTCTCTCCATTACGGCCTGCGGGTCCGGAAATAACGGAGCGAATTCTGCCCAAACGAGTGCACCTACAGAAAGCGCCTCCAATTCTGGAGGTACGAACACGGGATCAGTGTCTTCTCAAATCACTCCTGAAGACGGAGCTGCTTTGACGGTATGGGAGAGTAAAGAAGAAAGGGCGTTCACCGAGCAAATCGCCAAGGAATTTACCCAAAAATATAATGTTCCGGTCAAAATCGAAGAAGTGGCTCCCGCAGATCAAGTGACGAAATTGTCTCAGGACGGTCCTTCGGGATTGGCGGCGGACGTTATCGTTATTCCGCATGACAATCTCGGTAAGGCGGTCGCTGCGAGTCTTGTCCTTCCAAATGATCTGTTTGCCGAGGAAACCAAAAAGAACAACACCGAGGCCGCGATTACCGGAGCCAGCTTTGAGGGCGAACTGTACGGCTACCCGCGTTCCGCCGAGACCTACGCTCTGTATTATAATAAATCGCTGGTGAAGGAAGCGCCGAAGTCTTTTGATGATGTGCTTGCTTTCAGCAAGACGTTCACGGACAAATCGAAGAACAAATACGGGATTATGTGGGAAGTCGGCAACCTGTATTTTAACTATATGTTTATCGCTTCGACAGGCGGTTATGTCTTCGGCGATAGCGGCACTAACAAGGACGATATTGGCCTGAACTCCGATCAAGCCATTGAAGGCTTGAAAGCTTTTGTCAAAATGAAAGAGGCTCTGCCGATCAAGAGCGGGGATATCAACCCGGATATCAAGCGCAGCCTGTTCAATTCCGGAGACGTAGCTATGGATATTAATGGTCCGTGGGAACTGGCCGGCTATAAACAAGCGCTTGGAGACAAGTTGGGTTTGGCGCCGCTGCCGACAGTTGACGGGAAAACGTCGATTTCCTTCTCCGGCATCAAAATCTACGGAGTCAATGCGTATTCGCAGTATCCGAATGCGGCCAAATTGTATGCTGAATTCGCTACCAGCAAAGATGCCCAGCTTCTGCTGAACAAGCTGATTGGTTCCATCCCGACGAACAAGGAAGCATTGGAAGATCCGCAGGTCAAGAATGATCCATATGTGTCGGCCTTTGCCGAACAAGCGAAGAATTCCCAGCCTATGCCGTCCATACCGGAGATGGGCAATGTGTGGAGCCCGGCTAACGCAGCGCTGCCGGAAATTTGGGATAAAAACGCCGATCCGAAGGCGGCAATGGACAAAGCGGTTCAGCAAATCAAGGATTTGAACAATGGAGCCGCAGCTCAATAATGAAACAAATCGCCATCGCCCGCCGCGCCAAGCCTGGCGGGCGATAGCGATTCCCGGGAGAGGAGAGCGGAGAAGGAATGCGAATACAACGCGCAACAGCCACGATACTGTCGACGATTTTTATGGGACTCGGACAAATATACAACCGCCAATTCGTAAAAGGCATTATTTTTTTCTTGATCGAATCAGCGTGTGTCTATTATTTTATCGGAAATTTGGGAAGGGCCTTGTGGGGGATTGCCACTTTGGGAGATACGCCCAACCATTTGGCTAAAGTGAACGGGATCACGAAAATGGTGCCCGGAGACCATTCCATTTATATTTTGATTCAGAGCTTGATTACCTTGTTTGTGCTGATTTTGTTTCTGATCGCCTGGGTTATGAACATCAGGGATGCGTTCCAAACCGCCAGGAAACGGGAAGCCGGAATTCCGGTTAACAACTTTAAACAATCACTCCGCTATGTACGGGATTATAAATTTGCGGAAACCTTCCTGATTCTTCCTGCCGTCGGCATTTTGTTCTTCACCATCATGCCGATTATCTTTATGATCCTGATTGCCTTTACGAACTATTCCGCCCCCTCGCACGTTCCTCCGGCGAAGCTTGTGGATTGGGTCGGCTTCGAAACCTTCCGCAATTTGCTTGCACTGAAGACATGGAGCCATACTTTTTACGGGGTTCTGACCTGGACAATTATTTGGGCGATCTTATCGACGGTTACCACTTATTTCGGAGGTCTGCTGGTAGCGCTGCTGATTAGCCAGCAGGGTATAAGATTTAAAGGTTTCTGGAGAGCGATTCTGATTATTCCGTATGCTGTTCCGCAGCTGATCTCTCTGCTGCTCATGCGCAACCTGTTCAATGGGCAATTCGGCCCGATCAATCAATATCTGAGATATTTTGGACTCGGCGGACTGCCGTGGCTAACCGATCCATTCTGGGCGAAGGTGACCGTTATTATTGTAAATATGTGGGTCGGCATACCGGTATCCATGCTGCTAATTATGGGTGTGCTGACGACAATTCCGCGGGATATGTACGAAGCGGCAGAGGTTGACGGAGCTTCCAACTTTCAAAAATTTCGCATTGTCACTTTACCCATGGTTCTGTTCACCACAGCCCCTACGCTCATAACGCAGTTTGCGGGCAACATTAACAACTTTAACGCGATTTTTCTGCTTACGGGCGGGAATCCGGTGAATGGGAACTATCAATACGCAGGTTCAACGGATTTGCTCGTAACATGGTTGTATAAATTGACGCTTGACCAGAACAAAAACAACATGGCCGCCGCAGTAGGGATCATTATCTTTATCATCATCGCTTCCTTTTCGATATACAACTACCGCCGGACCAATTCTTTCAAACAGGAGGACATGATCCAATGATCGGACGTAAATTCGCCAATATCAGTCGTCTGGCTGTGAGTTATATCATCCTGATTGTCCTGGCGATATCGGCCTTGTATCCGGCGATATGGATTGTTCTCGGATCGCTTCGGCCCGGAAAGTCGCTGTACAGCAAGCATTTTATTCCGGATCAGCTGACGCTTGTCCATTATAAAGAGCTCTTTACCTCACAGGTCTATTTGTTCGGCACTTGGTACATGAATACGTTGAAGATCGCTCTCTGCTCTATGCTGATCGGCGTATTATTGACTCTGCTGACAAGCTATGCGGTATCAAGATTTCGTTTTAAGGGACGTCAGACGGCGTTGTCCACACTGCTGATTCTCGGCATGTTCCCGGGCTTTATGAGTATGATCGCCATTTATTTGCTGCTGAAGGAGTTTCATCTTCTGGATACTCATCTGGCGTTAATTATCGTCTACGCGGCCGGCGCTCCTCTCAGCGGAACATTCATCGCCAAAGGCTTTCTCGATACGATTCCCCGTTCCCTTGACGAGGCCGCGCGGATTGACGGGGCAAGCAACTTCGGCATTTTCTCAAGAATTATTCTGCCATTATCACGACCGATGATTACTTATATGGCGCTGACCCAGTTTGTCGGACCATGGGTTGACTTCATTTTCGCACGGCTGATTCTGCGGACAAAAGAGAACTGGACCGTCGCAGTAGGGATGTGGGACATGGTCAACACCATTCAGAACTCCAACTTCACCCTGTTCTCGGCCGGAGCCGTACTGATTGCTGTGCCGATTATGATCTTGTTCGCCTTCCTCCAGCGCTTGCTGGTAGACGGATTGACAGCGGGAGCCAGCAAAGGGTAAGAGCGTAAAGGGAAATAGCTGCTTAACCCATTTAAAATATTTAAAAGCTTCCCGTTCTTACAACAGGGAAGCTTTTTTAGGTAATAAACGGCCGTTTTTCGTTTTTATATGCTGCTGAAGGTTGTAAGGAGTGAAGTCAAAGAACCGGCTTGTTCCCGTGGCGTCCGGGATTAACGGATTACCGCCCTGCGGGCTCTTTTTTGGCGAAAAAGGTCTTGAGCGCCTGATACACTTCCTTCTTGTCCTTGATGACATAGTACATGAACTGCGGCTGCTTGATATGCTTGTATGCCGACATCAGCGTGCTGCTCCGGTTATACTGGTTGACCTCGCCGTAGCCGAAGATGTTGCTGCGCTTCAGCAGCTCCCCGATCAGCTTGACGCAGCGCTCGTTGTCGGAGCTTAAATTGTCGCCGTCCGAGAAATGGAAAGGATAGATGTTGTACTTGGAAGGCGGATAGCGTTTGTCGATAATATCCAGCGCTTTTTGATAGGCCGACGAACAGATCGTGCCGCCGCTCTCGCCCCGGGTGAAGAAGTCATGCTCGGTGACCTCTTTGGCTTCCGTATGATGGGCCAGAAAGACAATCTCGACCTTCTCGTACTGGCGGCGCAGGAAGCGGGTCATCCAGAAGAAGAAGCTGCGGGCGCAGTATTTTTCAAAGGTTCCCATACTTCCTGAAGTATCCATCATGGCGATGATAACCGCATTGGAATGCGGGATGGTCGTTTCGTCCCATGTTTTGTAGCGCAGATCGTCGGGACTGATGCGGTGAATTTTCGGAATACCGGCTCTGGCGTTGCGGCGCAGGTTCTCAAGCAGGGTGCGCTTTTTGTCGATATTGGACATCATACCTTTTTTGCGGATATCGTTGAAGACGATGGACTGGACCTCAACTTCTTCCTTGTCCTTGGGCTTTAGATGAGGCAGCTCAAATTCCTGAAACAGAATGTCCTCCAGATCCTCCAGATCGACCTCCGCCTCCACCAGGTCCTGACCCGGCTGATCGCCGGCTTTATCTCCCTTGCCCGGACCCGCTTGGGCCGGTTCCCGTCCCAGAACATCTCCAATTTGACTGTCTCCGTCGCCTTGCCCGACATGCTTCTGCTTGCGGTAATTATAAATAATCCGGTACTCATCCAGACTGCGGATCGGCACTTTTACAATTTGCTTGCCATCGGACATGATAATGTTCTCTTCCGTAACGAGATCGGGCAGATTGCTCTTGATGGCTTCCTTGACCTTCTGCTGGTGACGTTCCTGATCCTGATGGCCTTTGCGGTGCAGGGACCAGTCTTCCTTTGAGACGACGAATGAAAAAGGCTGTGACGATTGCGGCAAAGAGGATCACCTCCCATGGAATATAAGAAACGAAAGAATTCGCGGCTTGCGGCGCGGACCGGCATAAGGGGAACAGATCCGGCAAAGCGCCGGGGCGGAGAAGCCGGTAGTTGTAACTAAAGTATATTCACGGGGCTTGGGGATATGTGCGCTGAAAGCGGCGGAGAAGTTAAAGGCCGGTTTCCGGAAAAATTCATTTGCAACCTTAGCACGGGATGGGACGTTAAAAGGGTAAGTGCGCACCGCACGAGAACCTTAAGGAGGCAAAACTGCATGAAACCACAACGTTCCATATCGGCCGCGGCCGCTCTTGCCGTATTCTTGCTCGCTCTGACGGCTTGCACGGGAGATAAGCCTGCCGCAGGCCCATCGGATGCGCCCGTCACGGCCTCGCCGACCATTGCGCCCACGGCCGTTCCCGAACCGAGCACGGCGCCCGAACCATCCGCTTCACCGAGCCAACCGGCAGTCGGGGAGACTCAGGTTATAAAAGGGACCGGGGTCTACAACGGTCAAATCGATAATCATTCCATAGAAATCCAGACGGAGGAAGGTCCGATTGCCTTTGAACTCGGAGCCGGATTGGAGAATGTGCCGGAAACGCTGAATGAAGAGGACAAGATCTCCTTTGAATACGTGGAAAAAGAGGTAGAGGGCGACCCTTCGGTCAAGCAGCGTGTGCTTACCAAGCTGAGCGCTTCGGAAGGGAGCGCGGATAATTCGTCCGAATTGCCGCCAACGAAGCAGCTGGAGCTTACGTTGGAAGGAAGCCGGGAAGTGAAGACGGCGACGCTCGCTCAGGGCAACGGTTATGCGCTGTATGTGTTTGATATTCTCAGCTTCGACCAGGCGAAGGGCCGGCTTTATCTGAAGGTTAATCCCGACTATTACGCCGACATCGAGAAGCTTCCTTCAGACTTTAATCTGGATATTCTGCGGCTTGAAGGCAGCAAGGAGCTGTCCAAAATTGGGGAAGTCAAGGAGCTTAAAGAGGGCGAGAGAGCTCAGGCAATGCCGGACGCCCGGCTGTTCCTGACCGCAACCGGCAAGGACGGGGCGAAAAAATATATCGTCAAGGAGTCGGACGGGCAGGGTTTTATCATTACCATGAATATCCCTTTCGGTGAGGCCACGGAAGGATTTCCACCGCATGCCTTTGCTTCGTTGAATACGCTTGTGAACCGTTAAACGCAGCATAAAAGGCTTCACTGGCTGAGAGACAAAACGGCCCCTCGGGTCTTGTCTTCGGGTAATTACCCGGACAACCCGAGGGGCCGGTTCTGTATTCGAAGCCGCCATTTTGTAAGGGGGCAGCGTCCGTCCCGACTTTACGACAGGGCGCCCACGTCCGCCAGAACCACCACAATGAGCAGCACGAACATCAGCAATATAAGTCCGTTGATGATCGTCCCGATGATTCCGAATACTTTGCGCCTACCGCGCAGGGCAAGGCCGATGATTCCAACCACCAGGCCGATCAAATTAAGCGCCGCAAGCGCAAGCACCGACAAGCCGAGAAACAGAAAACCTTCGCCTCCCCGGTCAGCCAGCGTGATCGTTACATGAACTTCCTGCCCGATTAAGACTGCAGCGACTATGAAGGAGACGATGTATCCCACAATTGTCACCATAGCGATAACAAAGGAGGCGATGCCTGGGCCAGAATGCTTGAGCTTTCGCGGTTCCTCCGGGTAGGGAGAGAAGCCGGGGGCACCGGTATAGGGGTTGTTTTGCTGTGGGTCTTGCTTCGGAAAATCCTGTTCATCCATAGACTGGGTATGCTCCTTTGCCGATTATTTACTATGTATATGCTATAACTATTGTTCACAGGCTAAGCTCCAAATGCAAGGCCCCTGGCAAAAAAGGTGAACACTGGATATGTCTGCTGTGCATCCGTTATGATAGAAGGGATCGAAAAAGCATGCCGTATGTAGCGTATTCTCGGCATAGGATAAGGAGTTGTCAGTCTTTGCAGCGGACATTTATCACTTGGGGAGCGCTGTTCGCCATGCTTGCCGTAGCCGTCGGCGCTTTCGGCGCCCATATCCTTAAAGCCTCGCTCAATGAATCGGCGATGGCGGTCTATGAAACGGGCGTCCATTATCACATGATGCATGCGCTGGGTCTGCTGATCGTCGGCCTTGCCGCCGGACAATGGGGTGAGAGCGGCCGGCTCCGCTGGTCCGGCTGGCTGCTTATTGCCGGCATCATCCTGTTCTCGGGGAGCCTTTATGCGCTGAGCATTTCGGGAATCAAGGTGCTGGGAGCAATTACTCCGTTAGGCGGAGTATGCTTCATTGCCGGCTGGCTGCTGCTTGCTTTGGAGGGCTGGTCCCGGAAAAAAGCCCGCTAGTTCCA encodes:
- the pgmB gene encoding beta-phosphoglucomutase; amino-acid sequence: MKEVKACLFDLDGVLVDTAKYHYIAWKELADRLGFEFTEKDNERLKGVSRTASLNILLEIGGLTLDEAEKAKLAESKNNRYVEYISKMDSSEILPGALNFLKECRSQGIWVALGSASKNAMTILDQTGLTPYFDAIIDGTKTSAAKPDPEVFLLGAEALGVSPAECVVFEDAEAGIEAAIRGGMASVGIGSPETLGAANLVIPSLQEMNVARLKEAFAAV
- a CDS encoding LacI family DNA-binding transcriptional regulator, whose translation is MTVTIKDVAKRAGVSPSTVSRVLSGHPRISAETSRKVKIIMEEMGYHPNIMAKSLVSRTTNSICIILPKPAEELFSNLFFMELIRGIVTQASRSGYDVLISSGATEKEELEAVSRLLKGRRVDGAILLYSRKGDAVIDFLKEEGYPFVLVGRSDKYDDILSVDTDNRMAAYDATSHLISMGHKRIGFVSGPPNLIVSRDRLEGYRAAMEDNGLELKSEWIVEGEFLQESGYRAMSFFMNLPSRPTALVVVDDIVSFGVLRGLSELNYSVPADLALVSFNNIPLSELSTPPISSIDIGIYQLGYTASQILIQTIQKQVNEPGGTKRHIIPHRLIVRESSMYSPGGK
- a CDS encoding alpha-glycosidase, which produces MLLEAVYHRPRLNWSYAYDENTIHLRLRAKKGDLSEVFAWVGDKYAWDQTKELIPMTVFASDDMFDYWECESVPPFRRLKYGFLLQKGKERIWMTESEFQAERPLNPYRLFEFPYINRGDVFAPPAWVKDSIFYQIFPERFASGDPGLDPENVEPWGGVPKQDNFFGGDLQGVIDHLDHLTELGITGIYFTPVFAAASNHKYDTEDYMRVDPHFGDTETLKRLVDACHERGIRVLLDAVFNHSGSTFAPFVDVVRNGENSVYKDWFHIRKFPVHSENGIPTYDAFGFVREMPKLNTEHPDVKRYLLGVAEYWIKEVGIDGWRLDVANEVDHGFWRDFRKVVKQANPEAYILGEIWNESSPWLEGDKFDAVMNYPFTEAVLDFFIRGSLDSEGFAHAIGKQLSRYPLQASEVTFNLLDSHDTARLLTLAGGDKRIMKLAALFQFTFMGAPCIYYGDEIGLEGGEDPGCRKCMEWDMAKQDRELFGFYRKLIDIRKSHPSLRTGTMAFLEANRHGSKLAYERRLGDESVIVLLNNEDTAQSFHLNVEIERWKDLFTGETLRISRGVLSVKLPAYGFTVLGAADL
- a CDS encoding sugar ABC transporter substrate-binding protein, which produces MKMKKFVTLAAAFTMVLSITACGSGNNGANSAQTSAPTESASNSGGTNTGSVSSQITPEDGAALTVWESKEERAFTEQIAKEFTQKYNVPVKIEEVAPADQVTKLSQDGPSGLAADVIVIPHDNLGKAVAASLVLPNDLFAEETKKNNTEAAITGASFEGELYGYPRSAETYALYYNKSLVKEAPKSFDDVLAFSKTFTDKSKNKYGIMWEVGNLYFNYMFIASTGGYVFGDSGTNKDDIGLNSDQAIEGLKAFVKMKEALPIKSGDINPDIKRSLFNSGDVAMDINGPWELAGYKQALGDKLGLAPLPTVDGKTSISFSGIKIYGVNAYSQYPNAAKLYAEFATSKDAQLLLNKLIGSIPTNKEALEDPQVKNDPYVSAFAEQAKNSQPMPSIPEMGNVWSPANAALPEIWDKNADPKAAMDKAVQQIKDLNNGAAAQ
- a CDS encoding carbohydrate ABC transporter permease — translated: MRIQRATATILSTIFMGLGQIYNRQFVKGIIFFLIESACVYYFIGNLGRALWGIATLGDTPNHLAKVNGITKMVPGDHSIYILIQSLITLFVLILFLIAWVMNIRDAFQTARKREAGIPVNNFKQSLRYVRDYKFAETFLILPAVGILFFTIMPIIFMILIAFTNYSAPSHVPPAKLVDWVGFETFRNLLALKTWSHTFYGVLTWTIIWAILSTVTTYFGGLLVALLISQQGIRFKGFWRAILIIPYAVPQLISLLLMRNLFNGQFGPINQYLRYFGLGGLPWLTDPFWAKVTVIIVNMWVGIPVSMLLIMGVLTTIPRDMYEAAEVDGASNFQKFRIVTLPMVLFTTAPTLITQFAGNINNFNAIFLLTGGNPVNGNYQYAGSTDLLVTWLYKLTLDQNKNNMAAAVGIIIFIIIASFSIYNYRRTNSFKQEDMIQ
- a CDS encoding sugar ABC transporter permease, with the protein product MIGRKFANISRLAVSYIILIVLAISALYPAIWIVLGSLRPGKSLYSKHFIPDQLTLVHYKELFTSQVYLFGTWYMNTLKIALCSMLIGVLLTLLTSYAVSRFRFKGRQTALSTLLILGMFPGFMSMIAIYLLLKEFHLLDTHLALIIVYAAGAPLSGTFIAKGFLDTIPRSLDEAARIDGASNFGIFSRIILPLSRPMITYMALTQFVGPWVDFIFARLILRTKENWTVAVGMWDMVNTIQNSNFTLFSAGAVLIAVPIMILFAFLQRLLVDGLTAGASKG
- the yhbH gene encoding sporulation protein YhbH, with amino-acid sequence MPQSSQPFSFVVSKEDWSLHRKGHQDQERHQQKVKEAIKSNLPDLVTEENIIMSDGKQIVKVPIRSLDEYRIIYNYRKQKHVGQGDGDSQIGDVLGREPAQAGPGKGDKAGDQPGQDLVEAEVDLEDLEDILFQEFELPHLKPKDKEEVEVQSIVFNDIRKKGMMSNIDKKRTLLENLRRNARAGIPKIHRISPDDLRYKTWDETTIPHSNAVIIAMMDTSGSMGTFEKYCARSFFFWMTRFLRRQYEKVEIVFLAHHTEAKEVTEHDFFTRGESGGTICSSAYQKALDIIDKRYPPSKYNIYPFHFSDGDNLSSDNERCVKLIGELLKRSNIFGYGEVNQYNRSSTLMSAYKHIKQPQFMYYVIKDKKEVYQALKTFFAKKEPAGR
- a CDS encoding DUF7544 domain-containing protein; its protein translation is MDEQDFPKQDPQQNNPYTGAPGFSPYPEEPRKLKHSGPGIASFVIAMVTIVGYIVSFIVAAVLIGQEVHVTITLADRGGEGFLFLGLSVLALAALNLIGLVVGIIGLALRGRRKVFGIIGTIINGLILLMFVLLIVVVLADVGALS
- a CDS encoding DUF423 domain-containing protein; amino-acid sequence: MQRTFITWGALFAMLAVAVGAFGAHILKASLNESAMAVYETGVHYHMMHALGLLIVGLAAGQWGESGRLRWSGWLLIAGIILFSGSLYALSISGIKVLGAITPLGGVCFIAGWLLLALEGWSRKKAR